Proteins encoded within one genomic window of Streptomyces sp. NBC_01314:
- a CDS encoding response regulator codes for MTGVPEAAADGRPVRLLLADDEHLIRGALAALLALEDDLLVVAQAASGPEALAMALAHTPDVAVLDLQMPGADGVRVATSLRAELPGCRVLIVTGHGRPGHLKRALAAGVRGFVPKTVSAQRLAEIIRAVHAGNRYVDPELAADAISSGDSPLTAREAEVLELAADGAPVAEIAERAALSQGTVRNYLSSATSKLGVENRHAAVRLARERGWV; via the coding sequence ATGACGGGCGTACCGGAGGCGGCGGCGGACGGGCGGCCCGTGCGGCTGTTGCTCGCCGACGACGAGCATCTGATCCGGGGGGCGCTGGCCGCGTTGCTGGCGTTGGAGGACGACCTGTTGGTGGTCGCGCAGGCGGCGAGCGGGCCGGAGGCGCTGGCGATGGCGCTGGCGCACACGCCGGACGTGGCCGTGCTGGACCTGCAGATGCCGGGGGCCGACGGTGTGAGGGTCGCCACATCGCTGCGGGCCGAACTGCCGGGCTGCCGCGTACTGATCGTGACCGGTCACGGCCGACCGGGGCATCTGAAGCGGGCGCTTGCGGCAGGTGTGCGCGGGTTCGTCCCCAAGACCGTCAGCGCGCAGCGGCTCGCGGAGATCATCCGGGCCGTGCATGCGGGGAACCGCTATGTGGACCCGGAGTTGGCGGCCGACGCGATCTCCTCCGGCGACTCCCCGCTCACCGCGCGGGAGGCCGAGGTCCTCGAGCTCGCCGCCGACGGGGCGCCCGTCGCGGAGATCGCCGAGCGGGCCGCGCTGTCCCAGGGGACTGTCCGGAACTATCTGTCGTCGGCCACGTCCAAGCTCGGGGTGGAGAACCGGCACGCGGCGGTACGTCTCGCACGGGAGCGGGGTTGGGTATAG